Sequence from the Ziziphus jujuba cultivar Dongzao chromosome 9, ASM3175591v1 genome:
TTAATCCCTTAACTTCATTatcattcatttttaaaatttgttttattttttctaaaattttattatgtttatatatttagaatatttataatttttaataaatattcctAGAATActgaaactaattaaaaatataatgtgaGTATTAAAATTAACCGCACGAATAAAaccatccaaaataaattaataacaaaatttatacaAAGTCATTTATACTCTTCCACCGTTTAAACTAACAGATGAAGATTAATGATAGGGAAGATGAatgacaaattttttaaaagtactGGTAGCTAAGCTTAAGGAAGGtcaatgaaattatatatatcattatccCACCAGAGCAGGATAAAAGTTAGAGTCGTTCGTCTTCCCAACCAGTTCCAGAATTACTCCCCAATCGATACATTATTCTTCCTCGATAAGGTTGCCATCGACAATACCCATGGTTTTCGCCATCTCCATCATTTTCGGCAAATTATTTCTCAAATTTGgaagaatttcaaaatatatagcTGCTTTCTCATAAATCAGATTCCAATCGTTTCCTCCGAATTTTTCTGATTTGCTTGCAGTTAAAGAACCCATATATTTCCAAGCTTGTATTTCAGAACtagtattacatatatatatatattatatatatatatataagatagatATAGAGTGatcaaaattttctattaaaattttggtattcatgatgtcatattatttaaataatttatcttttatgcatatatggtaatataaaattaatatcattaaaaaaactaatacataattaattatcaaaattttgattaaaaaatttaaaaacatgtcgtattattcatatatatatatatatatatattcgcagttgagttgattttaatgaaGATGAAAGAGGTGAAATTGAAACTGCGTATGGAAGCTTGAAACGTGGCTGTTCACATGGTGAAGAAgataaagtgttttttttttttttttccttcttttttaagGCTTTCCCTTGGATCGCCAGATTTCTTCACAATAAGACATCCTATTGATGTGAACCgttaaaattattgattaaaatcgtttatattgtatttgaagcgcttttttttttttttttttttaagttaatggAGTCTATTtaaacttgatttttattatttaaaaatgtatttttatatccTGGTAGAATgatgtttttgggtttttaattataaaaaaattatattatgttttaaattgtatagtaatttaaaatttttacaaattaattatagtCACTTCACCATATATCATATCTTATCTTCTAATCCAATATTATACTAAATGAACGTAAGGACTAAATAAATTTAACCCATTTTACtccaatccaattcaatccTGTCATTTATATGTGATCCAACCCACACAGCCTTGGTGCATGGGCAGGACTCAAGCACGCGTGATGTGAGCTCGCTTCTGATAAACGAGTTTGGTATTACTCCTGCAATTGACAACATTAAATATCTCAaacaagacttttttttttttttttttaaatatattggaTAACATTGTAGAACTTTACTTGGCATTATTGCTCAACTTATATTCGATGTCTAGGTGCCCATGAATTATTTGTAATCTCACGCTTAGTTGTTTAATATAAATTGAATGGTGCCCAATATAAAATTACTATATGGTACAACccatatttatctatttattcaaATCGTGATACCAATGTTATcacttatattatatgtatgtatatattgataGAGTTCCGAATAGAGTTTTTTCTTTGAAAGCTAGCCTGTCATGCAAGAGAGGCCATTTTGTTTAgtgattacatttttttttttttttttgggacaaaaagaaatattttatcaagAAACATCCAAGGATGAGATAAAAAGCAGGTCAAAGTTACcaaaatttattcattaaatatttttatggggTATTACCGCCACTGACGGGGAAGTTACTTGTTTGGATTAAATACCAAGATGATACAATAGGTGCGTTATCAAGTTGCAGTGGGCGAGTCTAAAATGTTGGTCCGTATCACATTCAACGTGATATGATAAGCAATTACAGGCAGTCACACAGAATGCAAGCAAGTAGCTTTCTTACTCTCCTAGTAGCGTAAGTTGACGGCAAGTTAGGAGGCATTGGAAAGACTTTTCAATAAAAAAGTAAAGAGGCACTCGGGAAGCGACTGTAACACCTACATTTTTTTTGCCTGTAAAGTTGGCCTGTCGTATGAATTTGGCAGTTTGATGGGTTTCTATGTCTTCAAAATCAACAGGTTGAGAGGAGTGAAATTTTGACACTTTGGGAGTTTGTATTGCCTCCTTTAGTAATATATGGGACCCGCTCCGACGTAAATTTCCTTTGTTTTGTTGATTGTTTCGGTTGAGAAGTCTATCATTGACAGAACTAGTCCCAAAAAACTCAAGGAGGTATCCACCCATTTTCTTATCGTATTataaaatagggaaaaaaaaaaaaaaaaaaaagagttacttGGTACATTTTACTTTGGTGTTATTTTCTTAGAttcatttgttaaatatatagggtaaattatttaaagaaaagtCAGAATGTAGTTGATAGTTAGTTGGCCTCCATTTAATTTAATAGCTATGGGaccattttcatttaatttcgaTGAGCCTGTTTTAGTAAAAACTATTGAAGTTCCAACCCGAAAGACTTCGGTAACTGAATAAATTTTTCAAGCTCTTTCCATGAATAATGTAGCTAAGATGAcctgaaaatgacaaaaaataaatagggCCAAGGGACTTGAAAAGGGTACTGGCTAATGACTCTACGAAGCACAAGTTAGGAGAAAATCGTTCttggaaattataaaaaaaaaaaaaatctcaccaGTAGTTTGACTTTCTTGACCAGTCTGTAAATCATATTAATTATgaagagaaaaatattaatgtaataaatatatgtattccAAATTTTATATGGAAAGTAAGTTTAGCTttctatatatagaaattttaattttattttttattttaatttttcaatttaaaaaatatattaaaaaattcattaaaatagagaaaaaaaatttaaagaacttgtaggtgattttttttatataatacttgaaaaataaaagaaaatacataagtagaataataaatattcatagataaaaaaaaaagaataaaaatgttgttgaagtatattttaaaattttactatttattttaaaatatatttataattgaaaatataccatttatttaaaaaaggcCATAATggtatattcatttttattgaaCCTTGGATAATACTTTCGATTTAAAACTATTATATgagaaaataattaagaaagtaTTATTTGTCACCGCTAGAaaacatcaaaattaaaattcttatGTCAATCAATATTTCAAatgattgtttaaaaaattcacttttttaaataaatacataattaaacatAACTAATAGATAATAGTATATAATCGACGGTCCAACTTATAACAACTAACAAGAGTTAATTAACTAATATAGGTAGTTAGCtattaaaagtatttttccTACACAATATGCAATTTGCGTCACATGCTTTAGATTAGAGAAATTGACACTTTTACATTTCAAACTTTAATAAGGTTGGCATTTTAcaccaaaatttatttttttgaatttatttttttgaaattgtacACTGAACTCACCAAAAGTCTTGCACCGCTGGtccctttttaacttttttttttttttcaaatcattaACAGAACCATCATATGTTTGTGTcacacttttatattttatgcagTGAAAATAGATCATACCATTACGGTATtctaaaggtgcggaccgtcacatTTGGCATGTGGACTTAAAAGAGgggtatttatgtttttttaccttttctttttttctttctttgtttcttccttctttttttttatttttttttattttttatattaatgaaATTGTGGCTCCGATGGATTGATGATCATCAGGACCAATCTTATTTTCGTCTTGGCCGGTTTGCGAAGTCTATGATATTTAGTATGAAGGGGAAGAAGGAATTGTCAAAGAGGTTGAGAGATTGAATACTTGATCGTCACTTTACATCCTCAGGCATCTTGCTGTATATCCAATTTTGACAAATCAAGAAACTGAGGTTTGGAGGTGTGCCCAGACCGGCAATAAACAAAcctaaaatctaaaatttccGAAGAACCAAGCTTCTGATTACACCTGGGTACGCATCGGTCATTACTGAAACTACAAAATGGCCTATTCTGTACAATGCTTCCacgaacaattaaaaaaaaaaaaaaaaaaagccacaaaGGGCACAAAGCATTGTAGGATTTACAAAAGTAAAAAGGAACAGAGGTGAAGAAAGTGAAAGACTGAAATTAAAAAGACACAAAGCATTGCACGATTtacaaaaggagaaaaaaaacaaaaataaaaaataaaaatagagttgAAAaagcaacatttaaaataaaatcgaaaaaaaaaacaatttataaattttaaaaattatattaaattgaaaacaTCCACaaatatttggatatttattgaataatttcattttttagaaCAATTCGGGTCCGACTATGTGAAAACCTAGTTAAGATTGCTTTAACTTTTAATtctaccaaataaatataacaaatgaaCGTAAATCTAGATCTAAAAAATCTTCCAATATTTATCGTCATCCTTAATTTACAGTTTCTACaatttctcagcaaccaaaagAAAATTGACCAACACAAAATCcataggaaaagaaaattaagagagAAATAAGAAAATAGGAAGGAAGAAGCCATTGACCGAGAATATCAAGCAAGAGTTCACTGCCATTGGATAGGTATGTAGCAGCAGTGTACATAAGGTAGCCATAAACAAGGATCAGAAAGAGATTACGAAACGCAGTAGTGATACTAGGCATAAAACTGTAGGTCTGCTCGCAAATAAACTCctcattatgaaaaataaaataaaaaaccggTCAAGACTAAAAAAAGATTGGTTCCGATGATCATGAACCCATTGGAGCCCTAATTTCATATATCAAAAGAGAAAGAACAATTtgagaaagaataaaataaaataaaataaaaacctcttTTAAGACCACTCACCAAGCATGTATTAGTTCTGTTAATAATTTGaacagaaaatttaaaaaggacCAACGTTACAAAATTTGGATAAATTCAaagacaaaatatcaaaataatttttttaaggtatAGAATATAGCCTTAATAAAATTCTGgatgcaaaaatataattttcttatgaTTATACGGCAAGAGGACACAtttggataaaatattatttaaataattgcaATCAAAGCAACCAGTGGATgtagtatttttaaaaaaatttaaaaaaaaataaatgcagaaaaagaagagaaaaacaaataataggCACTGGGCGGTGAATGAGTTTGAGTTGTCCGTCACTGTCTTTGTCAGTCTACTCACTGACTCTGTCTATATAAATAAAGTGGAGGTTTTGCTGCAAGCGAGGAGATCACATTCACAAGAACCATTTCtctctcaaaaccataaaattcagattttttattttttttattttttgtttttgtttcagtGAGTGGTTATGCGCCTGCCTCCTAAGTCCATTCTCATTGCAATTGAAGCTAATTAAGAATTATTAATCTTACAggtatacataatattttatttaactctttcttttttttttttttggctatccCTAGATCCTTCgaaacaaatatatgtaatatatatatatatatatatttatatataaataataataactgtctCGGTCGGGATTTCTCAAGAAAACtcctccacatatatatatatatactagataTGGCCACGTGCGAGCGATGCACGTGGTttgcattaaaatttgaatctttaatagcttttaagtaatatggaaaagtttgaataaaaaaattgttaaattagtttttttaattaacatttttcaatttgtttagaatgatttaatcttaaattattaacaaacataaaaaaattaatcattttatcccaagtttttcataaatttaatatttaaatcgcATCATAAAATATCCGGTGTAtggatgtccgatgtatcatatatgttctaatggaattgacctcaatccctaaaaaaacaaaacaatcataTATGTTCAAAAGCatgatttcaaatatataaaaaatgaccagaaaatttaaaataaataaataaataaaaataacatcaataatataagtAACATACATTGAGCTTACCTATTTGAAGAATTTACTAAActcaacaattcatgaaatacaaCATTTTTGATCAATGTATAATCTAATTCATCTATTGAAggcataatattcaaaatttttatacattGTCCCATCTTTGCTCTAGGCAAAGCCACATATAACTGACCATGAGAAAAAACTGGTTCCGGTAAATATACACCAACATAGTATAATGTTTGTCCTTGAGCTTTATTAATTGTCATTGCAAAACATAATCGTATTGGAAATTGTTTACGTTTAAAATGTAAGACATCTTTTACATTCTCTATTGGCATAAATGGAATTCTAGGTAAGAAAACTCTTTTTCCTCGATATTCTCCAACATTAATTTCAGCATCTATCACATTTTGATCAAATCTACGACAAATTAATCTTGTTCCATTGCATAGCCCTTCAGAAGGATTAATATTCCTTAATAGTATAACTGGACAATTTACTTTTAATCTTAATTCATGTGGAGGAAATCCATTAGGCACTAACATATTCAAGAAATCTTCATGAATATCTTGTTGACTTTTATCTAAACATACATCATAACTATAATATGTTATTGTATCACCTACAAATCTATTTATTAAGACATTATTAATTTGATCCACATAATCATTTTTAGGTGTTAAAATAGCTCTATTTATCATAAAATCTAAGTTTTCAGCATACTTTTCAATTTCAAGAAATACATGTTTAATTAAGTTATCCAATGCATCTTCTTTATCAACATTTGGAACAATCATTTGACATGGCAATTTAATATAATCATCATGAATATATTCTTCAACTCCATCACCAATGCGTAACAAATATTGACTAAATAAAGGATCAAATTGAGCTCGCATATTttgacttaattttattttatgtaattttggccataaatatgaattaactAAAGATGAATTTATAACTTCTTCTCTAGTACCTTTTGGAACTACAGGAAGAACTTGTCTAAAATCCCCACCAAAAACAACTACTTTACCACCAAATAACAAATCACATTCATTTATATCTTGTAACATCTTATCTAATGATTCAATTGCTTCCTTTTTTACCATCGGAGCTTCATTCCATACTATTAAACTTGCATCTTTCATAAGTTTCGCTAATCCTGATTGTTTACTAACATGACATGTATTATGTTCTTCCATCACTAAAGGTATTTTAAACCTGGAATGAGCTGTTCTTCCACCAGGTAAAATGGAAGCTGCAACTCCTGAAGATGCTGTAGCAAGGGCAATTAAACCTTTTGATCTAACAGCAGCAAGAATTGTTTTATATAAGAAAGTTTTTCCACTTCCACCAGGGTCATCAATGAAAAACAAACCAGGTACTTTAGAGAACACTTTATCTAATATTTGATCGTAtgcatatttttgttcaatatttaAAGATTGTGCACATGCAATATCATCATCATTTATAACAATCGATAATTCCTCACTAATTTCTCTATTATCATCATGAATATCATtgtcatcaatgtcaaattccaaaAGATCATAATCAGCTAAAGTTTTTCCCATTGATTCCAGGATAATGTTAATATGTCCTAAAACTTTTGATCTTTTAACTCTATcactataatttaaatatttaaaatcatcagATAATGCTTTCTCATATTTAATCCATAAATCTCTCGGATTACTTGGACTACAATATACTAATAAAGTAGCAAACAACCTTCGTAAACTATAAGGCATTTGGTACAAAGATGCTTCCTCCAAGCATAACTCAAAACTATTATCATATTCTAATAGACCATGCAACAAAGCTGCATCACGATATGATAACACCATTTACACATTTAAGATCATCAAAAGATGTGGCTCCCCTAACATGATTTAATAATAATCTTAGATAATACCTCTCATGATCAAATGGATTCACATTTACAATTCTATCAACAACATCACACCGTTTGCGTATATTCCAAGTTTTAAATTGGGAGGACCAAACATAATGTCCAGGAAACTCCCTATATAATAATTGTCTACTGTTTACATTTACACGattcataacaaaatattcaGTAAGCATAGTTTTTGCAAAGAAATCATTATTCACAACAGATTGTAAATTAACAGAATTCTTGAAACTCATCATTTGCTTATTTTCCAAATGAATTTGTAATGTCATTACATGTGGATGCATTTCATTTAAAGAAAAGCCATAAATTCTCCACATCACTTCAGGCGGTGATATCCATCTAGCAGACTGAAAACTATGTATTTCATCAATATcttcatcatttttaaatgactTTATATTCATTGCAACTTTATCATgtcctttgtatatatatttatataaatatttaacagcCTTTATTGTAGAACATATTTCAACATTTATGTGGCAATCAAACTTTGCAAGCAGATAAGGATTGTAAGGAACCACCCATCGATTATCTAGAACAGATCCTCTAATCTTAACTTTACAACCATCATCACGTCTTCTATACAATGGAAAAGAATTTTTCCCTAAAACAGTTTTTGATGTAAATGACataggaaatttatttttacaaataccATCTTTTTTCATACATATGTTTTTAGGATTAAATTTTCCACAAGGTCCATGCATCATGTGTTTTTTTACAGcagaaaataaatgtaaattatCATTCTTATTTGGTATTTCAGCACATACAATCTTATCAAATATATCGGGACATAGTAACTttgaattagattttaaaatgattaatatatgaGCATGTGGTAAACctcttttttgaaattcaattacATGTACATGTGCAGCTACTGGACCAAAAatttcatctttaaaaaaatctttcttcAACTCTTCTAATTTAGCTCTAAACACACGTGAAACTAAATCTGGTCTATTTTGTGCTTCCTCATTTTTTATcaattcttgtttaatttctatcCAATTTGGATTGCATGTCATAGTAAGGAAAATATCTGGCTTTccaaatatttgaactaaagtCATTGCATCCATGTACCTTCTACGCATATCTCTAGGACCACCGACAAAAGTAGAAGGCAATATAATTCTTCGACCAACTTTTATGCCCCTAGTTTCTCCAACATCAACACTATCCATAATTCCTTGATACAATTCAGCACGAATTTCAGTttgattttttctaaaataatcaaGCCTAgaaatttctaattttacaTACATATCTACAAAAAATTGTTGCAAAAGACGTCCTATATGCAAAATCATCGAATCATTTAGTGATCTAATTTGCAACTTATAAGAATAATACTCACGACATGAAAcgctatttcttttcttcttgatTCCCATCACTGTAGAAAAATTGCAAAGAAGATAAGTTAGCAGgactattgaaaatatatatacatacataaattctgttgtttaaaaaaaaaaaaaaatacaccttCTGTTTCCTTATCAAGCATGTCTACAATAGAATCCATTTCAGTCAcattggtcaaaaattgaccTTCACAATatgattgtcttttttttttttgttaattttttttattccttgatGCCAACCAGCATCTCCAAAAGGAAATATCAAAGGATATTGTAATGCATCATAACAACCAAAATAGTATTCTATTTTATGACTATATCCAGCTTGATTATACACAACAATTTCATGATTTCTATTTTCAGAATTCATATCTTCTATCCATATAGCAGCTACTTGAGATGCAGTGGGAAGATTATACACTCTCTGATCTAATCCGACATCAGATTTGATATGAATagaataattttgtaaattttcaatatctttCAAGCTTCGAAAAAACTTTACATAAGGATTCACAGAAAgaatattggttattttttgTAGCAACATTAAATTCATTGAATTAGAACAGCGAAGACGATTTTCTAACTCATGTTCAGTGtcgtaaaaatataattgtagaTATGATGGTTGCTTATCCATAGGTAACAATTCATTTATGTAATGATAGACGTGTCCTTGTACACGAAAAGTGTAAATACCTTTATTTCTCATACAAAGTTGTTTATCATATTTGACACCAAAAGAAGTGAAAGCAAATGTATTATTGTAggttctaacatattttctaaattctttTGCTTCTTCAGCATCTAAAGTAAATAATTCATACAACTCAATAGGCATTTTATTATGAACCAATAAAACTTCTCCATTTGAACAACAAAATCCCTTTGGTtcatattgtaatattttagcaTTGCAATGATTACAAAATGTAGGATTTGATAGAACATGCAAACTACTAACTATTTCTTTCAAAATGTTTTTTCgttgctttcttttcttacaAACACTTGTTCCTTTATTAGATATTAATGActcattttcaatttgatttttcaaatgtgCATTAACTATGCCACTCTTAGTTACATATCCAATGGGTAAATTTTCTGCATCATTAATACCAACCTGATTTGATGAAGAtcctaaatatataatttttaacactTCATTATGTGCATTTCCTTCTTTGGTTTGTtgcttattaattagttttttttttccctttcgatttttttgcatatctttctcttctttttcttaattgttCTTCCTTCTTATTAACTATTACTAAATTATCATTATCTTTTATATGCATACCATTTGTCTTGCTCTTTTTAGAATAGGTGTTTTCTATTCCTAaattatcttcttttcttcttccttcatcaACACCTATCATTCCTTCAGATGT
This genomic interval carries:
- the LOC132805445 gene encoding uncharacterized protein LOC132805445; its protein translation is MVLSYRDAALLHGLLEYDNSFELCLEEASLYQMPYSLRRLFATLLVYCSPSNPRDLWIKYEKALSDDFKYLNYSDRVKRSKVLGHINIILESMGKTLADYDLLEFDIDDNDIHDDNREISEELSIVINDDDIACAQSLNIEQKYAYDQILDKVFSKVPGLFFIDDPGGSGKTFLYKTILAAVRSKGLIALATASSGVAASILPGGRTAHSRFKIPLVMEEHNTCHVSKQSGLAKLMKDASLIVWNEAPMVKKEAIESLDKMLQDINECDLLFGGKVVVFGGDFRQVLPVVPKGVIPNSFIRSELTSRVLESCPCTKAVWVGSHINDRIELDWSKMG